A window of the Zeugodacus cucurbitae isolate PBARC_wt_2022May chromosome 2, idZeuCucr1.2, whole genome shotgun sequence genome harbors these coding sequences:
- the LOC105209147 gene encoding C-type lectin 37Db, translating into MQITHYIYLLCFAYCILHNLSICQVIATTISDAKPPKYPFTKVGNKYYLINTAETMNWFDAAHFCRTYDSDLITIESPSEMEALAAHLTTIKEKNKRFWTGVNDLAAEGKFVSLTNGRRIIYKRWLAGEPNDGLENEDCVEIAQKDSELYMNDYACAGKWYVICEMRHPPKAEVECDTIPTKCIFPKLMEAYRQSTDIFNCRQ; encoded by the exons ATGCAGATAACCCATTACATATACTTGCTGTGCTTCGcatattgtattcttcataaTCTGAGTATTTGCCAAGTAATTGCGACAA cgATTAGCGATGCTAAGCCGCCTAAATATCCTTTCACGAAAGTTGGCAACAAATATTATCTTATAAATACTGCCGAAACT ATGAATTGGTTTGATGCTGCACATTTTTGTCGCACCTATGACAGTGATTTGATCACCATCGAATCGCCGAGTGAAATGGAAGCTCTGGCAGCACATTTGACCACAATTAAAGAAAAGAACAAGCGCTTTTGGACGGGCGTTAATGACTTGGCAGCGGAGGGTAAATTTGTGTCACTGACCAATGGACGTCGCATAATCTATAAACGGTGGCTTGCGGGCGAACCGAATGACGGACTCGAAAATGAAGATTGTGTAGAAATCGCACAGAAAGACTCCGAATTGTATATGAACGATTATGCGTGTGCGGGAAAGTGGTATGTAATTTGTGAAATGCGCCATCCACCGAAAGCCGAAGTAGAATGTGACACAATACCAACAAAGTGTATATTTCCGAAACTAATGGAAGCCTATCGACAGTCGACGGATATCTTCAACTGTAGGCAGTAA